In Mustela lutreola isolate mMusLut2 chromosome 1, mMusLut2.pri, whole genome shotgun sequence, one genomic interval encodes:
- the TSKU gene encoding tsukushi, translating into MPWPLLLLLAVSGAQTTRPCFPGCQCDVETFGLFDSFSLTHVDCSGLGPHIMPVPIPLDTAHLDLSSNRLETVNESVLAGPGYTTLAGLDLSHNLLTSISPTAFSRLRYLESLDISHNGLAALPTESFTSSPLSDVNLSHNRLREVSVSAFTTHSQGRALHVDLSHNLLHRLTPHSAGAGPPAPTIQSLNLAWNRLRTVPDLRDLPLRYLSLDGNPLAVVGPGAFRGLAGLTHLSLGSLQGLPQLAPYGFQELQSLQVLDLSGNPKLTWAGAEVFSGLGSLQELDLSGTGLVPLPEPLLLHLPALQSISVGQAMRCRRLVREGAYPRQPGSSPKVALHCIDTQEPAAKGPDAL; encoded by the coding sequence ATGCCGTGGCCCCTGCTGCTGTTGCTAGCTGTGAGCGGGGCCCAAACAACCCGGCCGTGCTTCCCTGGATGCCAATGCGACGTGGAGACCTTTGGCCTCTTCGACAGCTTCAGCCTGACCCACGTGGATTGCAGTGGCCTGGGCCCCCACATCATGCCCGTGCCCATCCCCCTGGACACAGCCCACCTGGACCTGTCCTCCAACCGACTGGAAACTGTGAATGAGTCGGTGCTGGCCGGGCCAGGCTACACCACTCTGGCAGGTCTGGACCTCAGCCACAACCTGCTCACCAGCATCTCGCCCACTGCCTTCTCCCGCCTTCGCTACCTGGAATCGCTTGACATCAGCCACAATGGCTTGGCAGCCCTGCCAACAGAGAGCTTCACCAGCTCACCCCTGAGCGACGTGAATCTCAGCCACAACCGGCTCCGGGAGGTCTCAGTGTCCGCCTTCACGACCCACAGTCAGGGCCGGGCGCTGCATGTGGACCTCTCGCACAACCTCCTCCACCGCCTGACACCCCACTCTGCAGGGGCCGGCCCTCCCGCGCCCACCATCCAGAGCCTGAACCTGGCCTGGAACCGGCTCCGCACCGTTCCAGACCTCCGGGACCTGCCCCTCCGCTACCTGAGCCTGGATGGGAACCCACTGGCTGTTGTTGGCCCAGGCGCCTTCCGGGGGCTGGCAGGCCTGACGCACCTGTCACTGGGCAGCCTACAGGGTCTCCCGCAGCTGGCACCCTATGGCTTCCAGGAGCTGCAGAGTTTGCAGGTCTTGGACCTGTCGGGCAACCCGAAGCTCACATGGGCGGGAGCTGAGGTCTTCTCGGGCCTGGGCTCCCTGCAGGAGCTGGACCTGTCGGGCACGGGCTTGGTGCCTCTGCCGGAGCCGCTGCTACTCCACCTGCCCGCCCTGCAGAGCATCAGCGTGGGCCAGGCCATGCGATGCCGGCGGCTGGTGCGCGAGGGCGCCTACCCCCGGCAGCCAGGCTCCAGCCCCAAGGTGGCCCTGCACTGCATAGACACCCAGGAACCGGCTGCTAAGGGCCCCGACGCTTTGTGA